The Vicia villosa cultivar HV-30 ecotype Madison, WI linkage group LG1, Vvil1.0, whole genome shotgun sequence genome includes a region encoding these proteins:
- the LOC131601038 gene encoding zinc finger protein 2, translating into MNNFHPNTSLHLINQPENDNHHHHQHHHHHQQHHHLNLDLVLEPSSSSSSSSPISSMEQRIFSCNYCQRKFYSSQALGGHQNAHKLERTLAKKSREITSAMQSYNELPEHPSNYSTFGHGNSHLDNNHGQGGHLMRYGGRKEFSYGNSKEGVSSSSWSRGYNTPSEHVQEDINQLDLSLRL; encoded by the coding sequence ATGAATAATTTTCATCCTAATACTTCTCTTCACTTAATCAACCAACCAGAAAatgataatcatcatcatcatcaacatcaccatcatcatcaacaacatcatcatctgaATCTAGATCTTGTTCTTGaaccatcttcttcatcatcatcctcttcaCCTATAAGCTCAATGGAGCAAAGGATATTCTCATGCAACTACTGTCAGAGAAAGTTCTACAGCTCTCAAGCTTTAGGAGGCCACCAAAATGCTCACAAACTTGAAAGAACACTTGCCAAAAAGAGTAGAGAGATAACCTCAGCCATGCAATCTTACAATGAATTACCAGAACACCCTTCAAACTATAGCACTTTTGGTCATGGAAACTCTCATCTTGACAATAACCATGGACAAGGAGGTCATTTGATGAGGTATGGTGGAAGAAAAGAATTTAGTTATGGTAATTCTAAGGAAGGTGTGAGTTCTTCTTCTTGGTCAAGGGGTTATAACACTCCTTCTGAACATGTTCAGGAAGATATTAACCAACTTGACTTGTCCTTAAGGCTTTGA